The sequence AGAAAAGAATGAACGCTGAGCAAATGATTGCAGCTGACCCCTTTATTCAGCAACTCGAAAAAGAGTTTGGTGCCAAAGTGGTTGGTGGTTCAGTCAAACCCTTGTAATGCGCTCACTCTAATACAAGCTCTTTAATTTAAATAGCAATACTCATAAGCACTAAGGAATAAAGCGATGATGAAAGGTGGACTTGCTGGCCTCATGAAACAGGCCCAGCAGATGCAAGAGAAGATGAAGGTAGCGCAAGAGCAATTGGCTGCCCTTGAAGTTACTGGCCAAGCTGCTGGCTTAGTCAAAGTCACCATCTCTGGTAAATACGAAATGAAGCGTGTCCAGATTGAGCCAGGCGCAATGGACGATCGCGAGATGTTGGAAGACTTAATCGTCACTGCTTATACAGATGCTTTTAAGCAAGTAGAGGCAGCAAGCGCGCAAGTCATGTCCGGTGCCACGGCAGGGATGCCAATGCCTCCTGGCTTTAAGTTGCCGTTTTAATTCATGGCACGTCATGAAGCACCGGTAGATGCTCTGGGTCGATTGATCGAGGCCTTGCGCGTCTTGCCTGGAGTAGGGCCCAAGTCTGCGCAGCGCATGGCCTTCTATTTATTGCAACATGATCGTAATGGCGCAGCAGTACTTGCCCAATCCTTAGGTGAAGCAGTTGAGACTGTAGGTCACTGCGCACGTTGTAATACGTTTTCTGAAACCCAAATTTGTAGCA comes from Polynucleobacter sp. MWH-Svant-W18 and encodes:
- a CDS encoding YbaB/EbfC family nucleoid-associated protein codes for the protein MMKGGLAGLMKQAQQMQEKMKVAQEQLAALEVTGQAAGLVKVTISGKYEMKRVQIEPGAMDDREMLEDLIVTAYTDAFKQVEAASAQVMSGATAGMPMPPGFKLPF